The window GGTTCAACAGAGGCCAATTCATGACACGTCAGCAGTTGGTATGGCACACCAGCCTCTTCCAGCACGGCGATATCCCGAGTTGCATTGTCATATTGCTGTTCGGTACGGAACAGTTGCAGCGTTCCGCCCTGCCGACCTTCGTACTGAATACCGGTATCTCGCCGCAGCTGTTGCAAACAATCACGGCTGTACTCCGCCAGACGCACCATCCTCGCTTTATTGGTCTTATAGTGGCGCGCATCGCAATTGAACAACATTTGCCACATCCAGCACAACTGCGCGGCCGTGAAGTCGGGCCGGATAGCCAGAGGCGCATGGCGCTGAAACATCCATTTTATCGCTTTCAGCGGTATTCCCGGCGCCGCCCAGGGCGCAGCATAGCCGGGAGAAATCTGCCCGGCATTCCCGGCGCTGGTTTCTAACGCGGGCTCCGGTTGTCTATCGATAACGGTGACATCATGCCCTTCCTGCGCAAGATACCAGGCGGTACTCACGCCAACTACGCCACTTCCCAGAATCACAACCCGCATGCTACCGCTCTCCCTTTCTCTCCGCTAAAGACCGTCTAATCTGCTAGAAAACTGTTTATTTAATGGAATAAAACACTAGGTAACAGGTGAAACTGGAGACTACTCTAGCATTTGGGAAGGAATTGTCACCCGTCTCAACGATAACATTTATCTATTGTTCCTTCTCACCCCAATCAATCTTCTCCAGGACATTCGTAATGAAATAACTGTGAAATCATTCACAAAATAGGCATTCGTTTTTTAGGAAGAAACGGTAGAAAGGATAAAAAAGACAGAAATGTTAAAACTCAAATGAATGAATGCGTTAGCCCAGTCGCACATTTTAAAATCATGATAACCATCACAGAAACCTATCCCTATTCATCCCTGTCAAGCTGCGAAACCCCGTAATTAAATACAAATTTGAGATATTCATCAAAAAAATGCTTTATCAGTTTAATAACATTGTGTTCACACGATAATTATTCATATTTCAGAGGTCAACGATGAAAATTGGATTAGTCATTAGTGGCGGCGATGTTAGCGGAATAAATAACTTCATCTTTCAGGTGAACAGAATGACAGATGCTGACATCGTTATTTTTGATGGTGGAATTAATGGCCTTATCGACAATTGCTGCAAAGCGATTACTCGCCGCGATCTGGTTGATTATTCCATCTCATCAATGCCGTTGATGACGTCAGGGAGAAGAGCAGGAAAATGCAGAAAAGCTGATTATGAGAAAATCGTTAAAAATATACAAAAACAAAAACTCGATGCGCTCATCATGGCTGGGGGTGATGGATCATTCCAATTTCTCAAGAAGCTCAGCCACTATGGTGTCCATTGCTACGGCGTAGGAATGACGATTGACAATGATATTTCAGGAAACAGCTACACGATTGGTTTTTCTACCGCCTGCGAACAGGTAATGAGTGAGGTAGAAAAGTTACGCAATACGGGCCGGGGATTACAAGGCCGAGTATTCATGATTGAACTGCTGGGCGGTTATTGTGGGGAATTAACATTACAGGCCGCATTAAAAAGCAATGCTGACATTGCGCTTATTCCAGAGTCACCCTGGGACATGGATACGTTATCACAATGTATTCGGGAAAAGATTGCAGAACAGAACAGCGTGATTATTTTATGCTCTGAAGGCTATACCCAGGAATATACGCCCGGCTTTCAGGGCGCGATCGACACCATTATCAAGAAGCTAGAGCACAAAATTGGAATCCGTATCCGAAAGACTATTTTGGGATATGGTTTACGAAATGGCGCGCCCACCGGGGAAGAAATTATTCAGGGCACCCTTTTAGCAGAGGAAGTCGTTCGGTGTATCAACACTGGGCTGACAAATAAAATCATTATTATTAATAACAACAACAAAGCTATTCCCATCGACTTAGAGGAGTCCGAACGCCGCTTAGTCGATGTAGAAAGTCATCTTTATAAGCTCGCGAAAGCTCATCATCTTATATGAGGCCATTATTATGTTGAAAGTTCTTTGCGTATGCGGCTGTGGATTAGGCTCCAGTTTCGCTATCGAAATGAGTGCAAAATCCGTACTAAAAAAACTGGGCATTGATGCAGAAATAAATCACACCACGATTTCAGAAGCCTCTGCCTTCCGCTATGACGTCATTTTAACGCAGAAAATATTTGCGGATATTCTGACTAGTGATGCCAATGAGGATGAGAAAAAAAGAATCATCATTCTTAATAAATTGACCGACAAAGACGAAATAGAAGAAAAAATCTTAGCGTATATTCAGGCTCATAAATAACATGAGGTGAAAAATGAACACCGTTATCAATTTCATTGTGAAAGATTTATTAGGCCAGGCATCCATATTAATCGCACTGATCGCCATGATTGGTTTGATTCTACAGAAAAAATCAGTCGGAAAAATTGCAGAAGGAACGTTCAAGACCCTACTGGGTTTCCTCATCATGATGGCGGGGATTAACATCATCGTCGACACCCTGAC is drawn from Pectobacterium aroidearum and contains these coding sequences:
- a CDS encoding 6-phosphofructokinase; the protein is MKIGLVISGGDVSGINNFIFQVNRMTDADIVIFDGGINGLIDNCCKAITRRDLVDYSISSMPLMTSGRRAGKCRKADYEKIVKNIQKQKLDALIMAGGDGSFQFLKKLSHYGVHCYGVGMTIDNDISGNSYTIGFSTACEQVMSEVEKLRNTGRGLQGRVFMIELLGGYCGELTLQAALKSNADIALIPESPWDMDTLSQCIREKIAEQNSVIILCSEGYTQEYTPGFQGAIDTIIKKLEHKIGIRIRKTILGYGLRNGAPTGEEIIQGTLLAEEVVRCINTGLTNKIIIINNNNKAIPIDLEESERRLVDVESHLYKLAKAHHLI
- a CDS encoding PTS sugar transporter subunit IIB, with the protein product MLKVLCVCGCGLGSSFAIEMSAKSVLKKLGIDAEINHTTISEASAFRYDVILTQKIFADILTSDANEDEKKRIIILNKLTDKDEIEEKILAYIQAHK